The Diceros bicornis minor isolate mBicDic1 chromosome 15, mDicBic1.mat.cur, whole genome shotgun sequence genome has a window encoding:
- the LOC131414503 gene encoding olfactory receptor 5K1-like produces MIEDNHSLTTEFILTGFTDHPELKTLLFVVFFAIYLITMVGNLGLVALIFMERHLHTPMYIFLGNLALTDSCCACAITPKMLENFFSQDTMISLYECMTQFYFLCLAETADCFLLAAMAYDRCVAICSPLQYHTMMSKKLCIRMTTGAYVAGHLHSMIHVGLLFRLTFCGSHQINHFFCDVLPLYRLSCVDPYINQLMIFIFAGSVQIFSITIVLISYLCILFTIFKMKSKEGRGKALSTCASHFLSVSIFYGSLLFMYIRPSSVKEGDKDIPVAVFYTIVIPLLNPFIYSLRNKEVINVMKKVMKIIS; encoded by the coding sequence ATGATTGAAGATAACCACTCCTTGACAACTGAGTTTATCCTCACAGGATTCACGGATCACCCAGAGCTGAAGACCCTCCTGTTTGTGGTGTTCTTTGCAATCTATCTGATCACCATGGTGGGAAATCTTGGCTTGGTGGCACTAATTTTTATGGAGCGCCATCTTCACACGCCAATGTACATCTTTCTGGGCAACCTGGCTCTGACGGATTCCTGCTGTGCCTGTGCCATTACCCCCAAGATGTTAGAGAACTTCTTTTCTCAGGACACAATGATTTCCCTCTATGAATGCATgacacaattttattttctctgccttgctGAGACTGCGGACTGCTTTCTCCTGGCGGCAATGGCCTATGATCGCTGTGTGGCCATCTGCAGCCCACTGCAGTACCACACCATGATGTCGAAGAAACTCTGCATTCGGATGACCACAGGGGCCTACGTCGCTGGACATCTGCATTCCATGATCCATGTAGGGCTTCTGTTTAGGTTAACTTTCTGTGGGTCTCATCAAATCAACCACTTTTTTTGTGATGTTCTTCCATTATACAGACTCTCCTGTGTGGACCCTTATATCAATCAATTGATGATATTTATCTTTGCAGGGTCAGTCCAAATCTTCTCTATTACCATAGTGCTGATCTCTTATCTCTGCATCCTTTTcacaattttcaaaatgaaatccAAAGAGGGAAGAGGTAAAGCCTTATCTACGTGTGCATCCCACTTTCTCTCTGTCTCGATATTCTATGGTTCTCTTCTCTTCATGTACATTCGACCAAGTTCAGTTAAAGAAGGGGATAAAGATATACCCGTTGCTGTTTTTTATACAATAGTAATTCCTTTATTAAATCCTTTTATTTATAGTCTAAGAAATAAGGAAGTAATAAATGTTATgaaaaaagttatgaaaataatttcataa
- the LOC131415055 gene encoding olfactory receptor 5K4-like, which yields MIEDNHSLTTEFVLTGFTDHLELKTLLFVVFFIIYLITMVGNLGLVALIFMECRLHTPMYIFLGNLALMDSCCACAITPKMLENFFSEDTVISLYECMTQFYFLCLAETADCFLLAAMAYDRYVAICRPLQYHTMMSKKLCIRMTTGAYIAGHLHSMIHVGLLLRLTFCRSHQIDHFFCDILPLYRLSCTDPFINELMIYIFSMPIQIFTIATILISYICILFTVFKIKSKEGRGKAFSTCASHFLSVSIFYICLLMYIRPFEEGNKDIPVTIFYTIVIPLLNPFIYSLRNKEVINILRKIMWNYILKQTSSSVENRF from the coding sequence ATGATTGAGGATAACCACTCCTTGACAACTGAGTTTGTCCTCACAGGATTCACAGATCACCTAGAGCTGAAGACCCTCCTGTTTGTGGTGTTCTTTATCATCTATCTGATCACCATGGTGGGGAATCTTGGCTTGGTGGCACTGATTTTTATGGAGTGCCGTCTTCACACGCCAATGTACATCTTTCTGGGCAACCTGGCTCTGATGGATTCCTGCTGTGCCTGTGCCATTACCCCCAAGATGTTAGAGAACTTCTTTTCTGAGGACACAGTGATTTCCCTCTATGAATGCATgacacaattttattttctctgccttgctGAAACTGCAGATTGCTTTCTCCTGGCGgcaatggcctatgaccgctatgtggccatctgcaggCCACTGCAGTACCACACCATGATGTCGAAGAAACTCTGCATTCGGATGACCACAGGGGCCTACATCGCTGGACACCTGCATTCCATGATCCATGTAGGGCTTCTGTTAAGGTTAACTTTCTGCAGGTCTCATCAAATTGACCACTTTTTCTGTGATATTCTTCCACTCTATCGACTCTCCTGTACTGACCCTTTTATCAATGAACTAATGATATATATCTTTTCAATGCCAATTCAGATCTTCACCATTGCCACCATCTTGATCTCTTATATTTGCATCCTTTTCactgttttcaaaataaagtcCAAAGAGGGGAGAGGCAAAGCGTTTTCTACCTGTGCATCccactttctctctgtctcaatATTCTACATTTGTCTCCTCATGTATATTCGACCATTtgaagaagggaataaagataTACCAGTGACGATTTTTTATACAATAGTAATTCCTTTATTAAACCCTTTTATTTATAGCCTGAGAAATAAGGAGGTGATAAATATTCTGAGAAAAATTATGTGGAATTATATTCTGAAACAGACTTCATCCTCTGTGGAAAACCGAttctaa
- the LOC131414504 gene encoding olfactory receptor 5H2-like — MEKENATLLTEFLLTGLTYEPEWQIPLFLVFLLIYFITIMGNLVLIALIWNDAHLHIPMYLFLGSLALVDIWLSSTVTPKMLVNFFATSKMISLPECMIQFFSFVISATTECFLLATMAYDRYVAICKPLLYPMIMSNRLCIRLLVFSFLGGLLHALIHIGFLFRLTFCNSTILHHFYCDIIPLFKISCTDPSINFLMLFIFSGSIQVFTILTVLVSYTLVLFTILKRKSVQGIRKAFSTCGAHLLSVSLYYGPLLFMYVHPTSAQGEAQDMMDSLFYTVIIPLLNPIIYSLRNKKVIDSLAKMLRRNV, encoded by the coding sequence ATGGAAAAGGAAAATGCAACGTTGCTGACAGAGTTTCTTCTCACAGGACTTACATATGAACCAGAGTGGCAGATCCCCCTGTTCCTGGTGTTCTTGCTTATATATTTCATCACCATCATGGGGAACCTTGTTCTGATTGCTCTCATATGGAATGACGCTCACCTTCACATCCCCATGTACTTATTCCTTGGGAGTTTGGCTCTTGTGGATATTTGGTTATCCTCCACAGTGACCCCTAAGATGCTGGTCAACTTCTTTGCCACAAGTAAGATGATCTCTCTCCCTGAATGCAtgatacaatttttttcctttgtaatcagTGCAACCACAGAATGTTTTCTGCTGGCAACAATGGCGtatgatcgctatgtggccatATGCAAACCTTTACTTTATCCAATGATTATGTCCAATAGACTATGCATCAGGCTACTAGTTTTCTCCTTTCTGGGTGGCCTTCTTCATGCCTTAATTCATATAGGGTTTTTATTCAGATTAACTTTCTGCAATTCCACCATATTACATCACTTTTACTGTGACATTATACCATTGTTTAAGATTTCCTGTACTGACCCTTCTATTAATTTTCTGatgctatttattttctctggATCCATACAGGTGTTCACCATTCTGACTGTTCTTGTCTCTTATACACTTGTTCTCTTTACAATCTTAAAAAGGAAGTCTGTACAAGGCATCAGGAAAGCATTCTCCACCTGTGGTGCCCATCTCTTGTCTGTCTCTTTATACTATGGCCCTCTTCTCTTCATGTATGTGCACCCTACATCTGCACAGGGAGAAGCTCAAGACATGATGGACTCTCTATTTTACACTGTCATCATTCCTTTGTTAAATCCAATTATCTACAGCCTGAGAAATAAGAAAGTCATAGATTCACTGGCAAAAATGTTAAGGAGAAATGTTTAG